Below is a genomic region from Methanoculleus sp. SDB.
CGTGCACATGCTCGAATGGAGCCGCGGCGAACCCTCCTTCATCGACGAGGCGCTCGAAGCGCGGATGCGGGTGGTGCAGTCCTTCGACGAAGCGGTGGCAAATGCCCGGCAGGCGGGTAAGCGGAAACTGCGGTGGCCGGTTCAAGAGACCGTTGTCGTGACGGACGACGACGCCGTCGGCGAAGCAATGACCACGCTGCTCTATCTCTGCGAGAGCCGTGCCAACAGCCGCACGGTCCGGGTTGTCCGGGGCCGCTGGGACCGGATCGGCTGGAAGGCCGAACCCGTGATGCGGGCGATCGGGCCGAAATTCGGGAAACAGGGGCCGCTCGTGAAGGGACTTATCGAGAATGCGGACGGGGACCTCCTGAAAACCCAGATTGATGCATCCGGCGAGGCGCACGTGGGCGAGTTCACCGTCACCGCCGACCAGCTCACGTTCACCGAGTCGCTCCCCGACCGGATATTCGCCGCTTCCATGGAGGGCGGCGTGGTCTACGTGGACGTGACCCTCACGGACGATATCGAGGCCGAGGGGTACGCCCGGGAGGTCATGCGCCGGATCCAGGAGATGCGCCGGCAGCTTGACCTGAAAGTCGAGGATTTCATCACGGCCGATATCGCCATCGCCGACGACCGGGTCCGCGGACTGCTCTCGGGCACCTGGGAAAATGAGATCCGCGAAGAGGTCAGGGCTGTCGCGCTTGCCCTCCGCGCCCCTGACGGCGGGGCTGTCGTCACGGGGGGGCTTGTCCGCGACTGGGACGTGGAGGGGATCCCGATGGCGATAGGGATCGCCGCCGCATCACATCAGTGACCGGATCAGGCTGATTCCGTCGGGTTCCGAGAACAGGGGGAGGTCCCGGTTTACCCGGATTTGCCGGCGCGTGACAGTGACCGTCTCCCCCGTGACGGGATTATATCCCTCTTTTTCCACCGCGGCCCGGCAGACCAGCACGCCGCGCCGTTCCCATGCGGGCGTCTGTGCGAGGTTGATGCCGCGGGAGAACATCATCTCGTGCATTCCCGGAGAGCCGGTGCCCTTCAGTGCCGATGCCGCCTGCCGGGACGTCATTCCGTCGGATATAAGCGCATACTGGCAGTAGGCGTTGCAGTGGTTGCGCCATGCCTCGCGCTGCCGGAATGCGAGATAGTCAACCGCCGTTTCCGGGGATACGGCCACGATGCGCGCATCGAACGCGAGAGGAGCGGGAGCGTCGAGCGCGAGAGCGAGGGCGCTTGCGGCGAAGGAAGCGCATACCGAGTCGATCTTCTCAACCCGGCCGTCGAACGGCAGGCGATCGAAGAACAGGCTGATTTCATCGGAAAAAGTGTACGCAAACAGCGGGTTCATGCCGCTCTCCCGCAGGAGCGCGGTGCAGACGGTGCACATGGCATCCGAAAATCCTTCGTCAAACGGCTTCGCGAAATCCAGCAGGCGGGCGAGGCGGTGGAAGGCCCGTCCGTCAAGCCGCACAAAAACAGGGGGAAACACTGCCAGACGGGAATAAAGCTCTCTCTTCTCCATCGGGACCGCGGCGGGCCCTCCTGTAATCCGCTTCATCCGCCCTCAAAAAAAATCGTGGCCTATTCAGCGCCTGTTCGCTTAAAGGCTCCGGAGAGGTGGCGGACGATGACAATATCCCCGATCGAGCGGATGGTCCGGTACGGGATACGGACACCGCGGAATCCCTTGAGTTCCATGAGTTCGGGGTTGAGGTTCCCGACAGCGAGGGAATCGATCTTTTTCCCGTCCACATCAAGCACGACATCGTCAATCTCGCCGATCCTGATTGCCTTCTCGGTATAGACCTGCATGCCAAAAAGCTCCGTTATCTGCGTCTTCATCGTAATCGATTGAAGGTATATACTTAAAAGTAAAAAAAATAATCTTTCACCATGGAAGGGTCCATTCAGATTGGAAGATTGTTCGGCATCCCCATCCGCCTCCACTTCACGTTCCTCCTCGTCATCCCTCTGTTTGCGTGGATCATCGGCAGCCAGATCGAGCTCACGACCGAACTGCTGACGGGCATCTTCGGGATCGATTACGCCGGGCTTGACATGAGCCTCATCACGTCCGGGTACTCCCCCTACGTGCTGGGCACGATCGTCGCCCTCGGGCTGTTTGCCGGTGTGCTGCTCCACGAACTCGCCCACTCGATGGTCGCCCGCTCGAAGGGCATGAAGATCAACAGCATCACCCTGCTCATCCTCGGCGGCGTGGCATCGATGGAGGAGGGCATCCCCGACCCGATGGTGGAACTGCCCATGGCGCTCGCCGGTCCCCTGACAAGCCTCGGGATCGGCATCATCTCGAGCGCCATCGCCCTCTCCGCGGAATCCATCATCCCCGACAGGGCGCTCGCGGCCGTCATCTTCTTCGTATTCGGGTACCTTGGGCTCCTCAACGTCATCCTCTTCGCCTTCAACCTGCTCCCCGCGTTTCCCATGGACGGCGGACGTGTGCTCAGGGCATGGCTCGCAAAAAAGATGCCGCTCCACCGGGCTACAAAAATCGCGGCGGATATCGGGCGCGCATTTGCCATAATGTTCGGAATTTTCGGTTTTTTTGCCGGGAACGTCATCCTGATTATCATCGCCTTTTTCATCTACATCGGCGCGGGGCAGGAATCGCTCATGGTCAAATACAACTATCTCCTTCAGGACGTATCCATCGCCGACGCGATGAGCAGCCCCGTCACCACCGTGTCGCCCGATCTTCAGATCGAGGAGATCGTCACCCTGATGGAAACATCCCATCACATGGGATTTCCGGTTGTCGCGCAGGACATGCTGGTCGGAATGGTCACGCTCTCGGACGTGCACGCCGTCCCGAAGATTGAGCGCGAGGCAAAACTGGTGCGTGACATTATGTCGAAAAACACCGTGTCCCTTCCCCCGACCGCACCGCTCACCGACGCATTGAAGCTGATGTCGATGAAGGACATCGGCCGCGTGCCGGTGGTACGGGATGGCGTGCTGGTCGGCATCGTCACGCGGACCGATATTCTGCGGGTGATGGAGCTCAAGGAAGCGTAAAGGCGAGCAGATCCGCGATCGGTGACGGGCCGGCAACCGCACGGAATTCCTCGAGGGTCAGAAACGGCCTCTTCGAGGCGATTTTCGCCGCCTTTTTCCTGCCGACGCCGGGCAGCCATTTCAGGGTCGACTGCGGCAGCGCATTCACATCCACCGGGCAGGGAAGTACCGTGACGGACCGCATCCCCCAGCCGACGACGACCGCATTCGTCACCGTTTTTTTTCCGAGATGAAGGGGGAAGCCTGCGAGAATCGGGTACGATCCCATCTGGCGCCCGAACGAGGGCGTCCCGGACTCCTCAATGATGACGTCGCAAAGCACGGTCCCTTCCGGAAAGACGGCCCGTAGCATCGGTGCGTCGAAGTTCTTCCGCACGTGCTCCTTCCACTGCTTAAACCGTGCCGCATGCCTGCCCAGCATGTTGTCGTCATACGCAGGCGTGCCTTCAAACGGCATCAGCTGCCTGATATTCACCCGTCGCACGAGCAGCCCCGCCGCAAGCACACGGTCGAGAAAGGCCTGGT
It encodes:
- a CDS encoding peptidase M50, encoding MEGSIQIGRLFGIPIRLHFTFLLVIPLFAWIIGSQIELTTELLTGIFGIDYAGLDMSLITSGYSPYVLGTIVALGLFAGVLLHELAHSMVARSKGMKINSITLLILGGVASMEEGIPDPMVELPMALAGPLTSLGIGIISSAIALSAESIIPDRALAAVIFFVFGYLGLLNVILFAFNLLPAFPMDGGRVLRAWLAKKMPLHRATKIAADIGRAFAIMFGIFGFFAGNVILIIIAFFIYIGAGQESLMVKYNYLLQDVSIADAMSSPVTTVSPDLQIEEIVTLMETSHHMGFPVVAQDMLVGMVTLSDVHAVPKIEREAKLVRDIMSKNTVSLPPTAPLTDALKLMSMKDIGRVPVVRDGVLVGIVTRTDILRVMELKEA
- a CDS encoding tRNA 5'-guanylyltransferase — encoded protein: MEKRELYSRLAVFPPVFVRLDGRAFHRLARLLDFAKPFDEGFSDAMCTVCTALLRESGMNPLFAYTFSDEISLFFDRLPFDGRVEKIDSVCASFAASALALALDAPAPLAFDARIVAVSPETAVDYLAFRQREAWRNHCNAYCQYALISDGMTSRQAASALKGTGSPGMHEMMFSRGINLAQTPAWERRGVLVCRAAVEKEGYNPVTGETVTVTRRQIRVNRDLPLFSEPDGISLIRSLM
- a CDS encoding photosystem reaction center subunit H, with amino-acid sequence MKTQITELFGMQVYTEKAIRIGEIDDVVLDVDGKKIDSLAVGNLNPELMELKGFRGVRIPYRTIRSIGDIVIVRHLSGAFKRTGAE